One part of the Solanum dulcamara chromosome 8, daSolDulc1.2, whole genome shotgun sequence genome encodes these proteins:
- the LOC129899198 gene encoding dihydrofolate synthetase isoform X3, which translates to MQSLVLSCESSSFLFRPSFAFPNFSPANPPLIAISRKRSNLSSVRNQKKMKNLSILCGFTRSIQRSMLCSVTGLVHNTRYSLSTLREDPQLDELMEFLDSLNNFEKSGVPKGAGTDSEDGFDLGRMRRLMGLMGNPQSRFKTLHIAGTKGKGSTAAFLSTILRAEGYSVGVYTSPHIQTIRERITLGRWGDPVSAKALNHHFNTRREVLERAVKLENGCLSHFEVFTAIAFSLFAEENTEIAVVEAGLGGARDATNVISGPDLAISIITSIGEEHLDALGGSLESIAVAKSGIVKNGRPLVIGGPFIPSIECILRRKASSMSSPVVSASDPGNRSSLRGFCEVNGIPRQLCDIVLQIEKDFDLSIELLGVKLRMLGAHQLQNAVTATCAALCLNKQGWSLSSGSIRTGLESAFLQGRTQILSSEEANLLGVSGATILLDGAHTKESARALANTLQMTFPKAKLVVVVAMANDKDHLGFARELLSEPFFWQLGIWMLYFLQKSTSLVLNQEWLLHLH; encoded by the exons ATGCAAAGCCTAGTGCTCTCTTGTGAGAGCAGCAGCTTTCTATTTAGACCCTCATTTGCATTTCCCAATTTCTCCCCTGCTAATCCCCCTCTAATTGCTATCTCCAG AAAGAGAAGCAATCTATCTAGTGtgagaaaccaaaaaaaaatgaaaaatcttAGCATTCTCTGTGGATTCACTCGTTCAATTCAGAGAAGTATGCTCTGCTCAGTTACTGGACTTGTCCACAATACCCGTTATTCCTTGTCCACTTTGCGAGAGGACCCACAATTAGACGAATTGATGGAATTTTTGGACAGTCTCAACAACTTCGAGAAATCAGGGGTTCCCAAAGGCGCAGGAACAGATTCCGAAGATGGTTTTGATCTAGGAAGAATGAGACGCTTGATGGGACTCATGGGTAATCCCCAATCTAGGTTTAAG ACTCTTCATATTGCTGGAACAAAAGGAAAAGGATCAACAGCTGCATTCCTCTCCACTATACTGAGGGCAGAAGGCTATTCTGTTGGTGTCTATACTAG TCCACATATACAGACTATCAGGGAACGCATAACCTTGGGAAGGTGGGGTGACCCAGTATCAGCCAAGGCATTGAATCATCATTTCAATACAAGGAGGGAGGTTCTTGAGAGGGCAGTGAAACTTGAGAATGGATGTCTCAGTCATTTTGAG GTTTTTACTGCTATTGCATTCAGCCTATTTGCTGAAGAAAATACGGAAATTGCAGTTGTGGAG GCTGGATTGGGTGGAGCACGAGATGCCACTAATGTTATTtcgggtcctgatcttgctatATCAATCATAACTTCTATTGGCGAGGAACATCTGGATGCTCTTGGGGGCTCTTTGGAAAGTATAGCAGTGGCAAAATCAGGAATAGTTAAAAATGGGCGTCCA CTGGTTATAGGAGGTCCGTTCATTCCATCCATTGAGTGCATTCTTCGTAGAAAAGCATCTTCTATGTCTTCTCCAGTGGTATCAGCATCTGATCCTGGAAATAGAAGCTCTTTGAGAGGCTTCTGTGAAGTGAATGGCATACCACGGCAATTATGTGATATAGTGCTCCAGATTGAGAAGGACTTTGATCTG TCTATTGAACTTTTAGGTGTGAAATTACGCATGCTTGGAGCTCACCAACTTCAGAATGCTGTAACTGCCACATGTGCAGCATTATGCCTTAATAAGCAAG GATGGAGTTTGTCCAGTGGATCTATTCGTACTGGTCTGGAGAGCGCATTTTTGCAAGGGAGAACCCAAATATTGTCTTCAGAAGAAGCTAATTTACTTGGAGTATCTGGGGCAACTATACTACTTGATGGAG CACATACGAAGGAATCTGCCAGGGCTTTGGCAAACACGTTGCAGATGACATTTCCAAAGGCAAAATTGGTTGTCGTGGTTGCTATGGCGAATGACAAGGACCATCTAGGTTTTGCAAGAGAGCTACTCTCAG